The genomic window GTTCCAGAAAAAACTTGTCGATGGTTTTTACGGTTTTCCAGTTAATTCCAAAATGTTTTGCAACTTCGGTTACGGTTAACACTTTACACAATTCGTGAATATACGCTGCTAAACGATGCGTAACACGACTGTAGGGTTGAAAAAAACCCAAGTCTTCAACTACGATTCGATTGCATGGCTCACAGGCAATCTTACGATACGAACAATGTATCCATACGCGAACTGAACCAGGATTCAGATCCCGCAAAGATCGTTTGTCATGACGGTAAATGCGCTGTGCTTTGCTGCCACACGCATGACATATTGGGCGAAATCGTTCATCGGGCACGGCAGTAAGCTGAGATATCTCAGCATCAGGAAAAACAGTTTGCTTCGTAATTCTTACCCGCTGAAAAGGAAAATATGGTAATATACTTAATGGGGACATTGCTGGTCTCCTGTAAATAGTTTATAGAACGGTATATATCTATCTATAGGAAACACCAAATGTCCACTCTTTTCAATGATTTAAAGGATTTTCTTCTCAATTCTTATTGACTAATTGGGAGAAGAACCCGAAAAATTTAAAGTGCAAGATAACTGAAAGTCATTATAATAATACAGAAAATATCAGGACTTTTTTCTGTAAGGTTTTCTTTGTGGTCTTTGTGGTCTTTGTGGTTGAACTTTTTTGGTTGCGGCTGTGCTGCCTTATGAATTTCCGGTTTACAAAAGCCGAACGGTTGACCCTGAAGAAGGAATTTGAACGGGTTTTTCAGGACGGGAAGGTATTGAAAGACGCAAAGGTTGTGCTCTACGTGATGGCAAACAGCCTCCCGCATTCCCGCCTGGGCCTGGTAGTAAGCAAGAAGGTGGGAAATGCCGTGCGGCGCAACCGCGCCAAACGATTACTGAGGGAGGTCTACCGGCTGAATAAACATGTACTGACCATGCACGTCGATATGATTGCCATTCCGCGTCACCCTTTTTCGTCCGATCTGAAACGGTCCGATGTTGAAGATGGTTTTAAGAAATTACTCCTCAAAATCAACGAGGCCTTTTGCCCGTGAAGTATCTCATCATAAAACTCCTTCAGGCCTATCAGTTTCTTATCTCGCCCTTCTTGCGGCATTCCTGCCGTTACGAACCCACCTGTTCCCAATATATGATCGATGCGATACAAAAGAAGAGTATCTTGTGGGGCACGTGTCTCGGGGTATGGCGTATTTTGAGATGTCATCCATTTGGCAGCTCCGGATACGATCCGGTAAACTAAGCCTTCGGGACATTGTTGCAATTACACGTTTTTTTCAACAAAATTCCACTCCCTTCACCCCCGCCAGCGGGGGACAGGCACTGTTCTCCATACAGAGGGAGGTCAAGGGGGGATGTTTGAAATCCCTGAACATGCACAGAGGAGGGATTTCAGACAATCTTACTGCCCCTGATTTTCTTCAGTCAATTCCTCGTACCGTTTCGACGCAATCTGTGCCTCTGCTTCCAATCCCTTTTTCCGGTATGTCGTCTCAAGATTTTTGTGGGTCATTGCTACGTTTAGACTGATGGCAATGGATTTCCTGAGATCGTAAATAGTCTACTTAATTATGTCAGATATTATACCTGGAGTAAAAGCCTCAAATTACCTACTGCGGCTATTATACCACGGACTTTTTCACCCATTTCTTTCGCTCTATACCACACGACAAAGACATGGAATTCTCTGGTTGCACAAACCCCACGCATCCCTTTGCGAAGGCTTCCGATGGACTATGGTGGACTCCTCTACAGCCATATCTATTGCCCACCAATTCAACTGCTCACTTTTCTTGACTTGACTGTCAAGTACATTCTAAAATATTTTTACTGAATAGTTGCTATTTTTATCTTTATTGGCTCTTGATTTTATGGAAGAAATAAAATTGTTTATCTTTACTCCCAACACATCTAATTTTTCAATTATAGGTTTGTAAATTTCGTCCTGAATTAGATCCCTCTCATGGAGTAAATCAACCCAATATTTAGACTCCCATAGAGAACCTCTTGCATTATAGTAAAATTTTACCGAATCTAAATAATGGTATCTGCCAAATCCCTCGGCTATATTTGCTCCTATAGAATCAATTGCCCTGATAAATTGTTGTCCAATTCCAAATCTATATTCACTTTTCATCTTTGTATAGATATCCCACCCACACTTGTTTATTCCTCCTGCAATCCGATATACTTCAAGATCTTCTATTCTCATTTATCACTTACTCAGCAAATAACCATAAATACCTACAAATGACAACTTGTAGTATCTCCTCACCTATTTAACACCAGCCCCCCATTGGATCGGTATAATAACAGGTT from Candidatus Brocadia sp. includes these protein-coding regions:
- a CDS encoding four helix bundle protein; the protein is MRIEDLEVYRIAGGINKCGWDIYTKMKSEYRFGIGQQFIRAIDSIGANIAEGFGRYHYLDSVKFYYNARGSLWESKYWVDLLHERDLIQDEIYKPIIEKLDVLGVKINNFISSIKSRANKDKNSNYSVKIF
- the rnpA gene encoding ribonuclease P protein component; protein product: MVFVVFVVELFWLRLCCLMNFRFTKAERLTLKKEFERVFQDGKVLKDAKVVLYVMANSLPHSRLGLVVSKKVGNAVRRNRAKRLLREVYRLNKHVLTMHVDMIAIPRHPFSSDLKRSDVEDGFKKLLLKINEAFCP
- the yidD gene encoding membrane protein insertion efficiency factor YidD — protein: MKYLIIKLLQAYQFLISPFLRHSCRYEPTCSQYMIDAIQKKSILWGTCLGVWRILRCHPFGSSGYDPVN